The uncultured Trichococcus sp. DNA segment TAGTGCTCTCCTCCGATGGCGCATGCCCTGGCCGGAGCAGGCACTCAAAATGCGGGCCGGAACCCCGGCGAGCCGCCGACCATCTGGGGTTCCGGCGGCCGAACAGTCAGATTTCATTCCCCGGTCCGTTGCGGCAAACCACTCGCAGCTGTATAATCAAAGTCAGAGAACCAATATGTATACGGATACGGAACAAAGTCCGTTGTGCAGCACAAGAAAGGGGTGGACGCTATCCATGGTCACCATCAATGATATCGCCAAAATGGCCGGTGTGGCGAAGAGCACTGTTTCCCGCTATCTGAACGGCGGAGCGGTCAGCGAAAAAACGAAGGCGAAGCTGGATGCGATCGTCGCCGAGCATGATTATAAACCGAACAAATTTGCCCAAAGCCTGAAAGCGAAACGCACGCATATGATCGGGACGATCATTCCGCGTCTGAATTCCTTTGCGACCAACGAAGCGTTGCGGGGCTTGGAGAACAGTCTGCGCCTTTCCAAGAACCAACTGTTGATCACGAATGCGGATCAGAGCCGCGAGCGCGAAATCGAAGCCATCTCCACCTTGGCGAAGCAGCGCGTCGACGGCATCGTATTCTTCGCGGCTCAAATCACGCCGGCTCATGTGAAGGCGTTCGAAGAGGCGGATGTTCCGGTCGTCATCGTCGGGCAATCGCATCCCGATTTCCATTGCATCATCCATGACGACGAGAAGGCGGGCCATTCGGTCGGGGCCTACGCGGTTGCGAACGGGCACAGGAACATCCTTGTCTTCGGGGTCGACGAATCCGATAAGGCGGTCGGGGTGACCCGGCGCAACGGCATCGAGCAGGCTTTCGAAGGCCACGGCATCGACTACACCTTCGTCAAAACCAGCTTTGCCATGAAGGACGCCTACGAAAAAGCGCTGGAAATCCTGCCCCAGTCAAAAGCGACCTTCGTGATCGGCGCGACCGACAACATCGCGATCGGGATCATGCGCGCGGCCCACGAACTGCAGCTGGAAATACCGGATCAGTTTTCCTTGGCGGGTTTCGGTGGCTATGAAATCACCGAAGCGGTCTATCCGCGCATCACGACGGTCCATTATCCGTTCATGGAATCCGGCGAAATGGCGGCCAAAATCCTGATGGAATTGATCTTGGAAAAAGAGGTCGATCGGATCCAAACGTTGGACAACCAGCTGTTGATCAGGGAATCGACCCAAAGAAAAGCATAGCCCCTTCTATTTTGGAAATGAATGAATGCTCAAAAATAACCCGCAAAAAGCGGTTAGGCGGGGAAAAACAGTTCAAATTACGGTCAGAAAACCCACCAAAACAACCTTGGCGGGGAAAAACGTCCGCGGACAACACGCGATTCCCCGTCAAAACCATTTTGGCGGGGAATCGCGCTCACGCTCACGATCACAATCATAAATGCGAACCCCAGACCAGACAATCATACCAGCAAACCAAAAAGAAGGTTCTGACTCATTTCGAGAACCAGGATGAATGGGACTTTGAATCCGAAGAGATGCAATCCCCGATCAATATCGAAACGAGTGCTGTCGAAGCGATGGTCGCAGACGGTTCGCTGAAACTGGACTAAGCGGAAGAAATCATCGATCTGGTTGATAACGGACGCCTGGCGGTCATCGCGGTCTTCTTCAAGGAAGGAACAGATTGCGGCCTTCAACGAATATTATCAAGGCAACAACCGGGAAGTCCAACCATTGGGCGAGTGTTCCGTTTTGAAATACGCAGAGTAACACACAGCGGTCGAATGCCGGTCTGTCCGACAAGGCCAGTTTTCTGCCATAAGATGCATAATCCCGCCGGACCCAGTTCTCATGGATCAGGCGGGATTGTTTTGCGTTCGGCGATTTCAAGAGAATGCGTACTGCAGGCACAGATGGATTATTTTTGGACAATTGCTGCCTCGAATTTGGTATACTGATAGCAAAAAGTGTGAGCAGGGGGAAAGTAATGGGGGAGATAGCAGCAAAAGCCGGATCGTTGATTATGATCATCGTGATCGGCTATGTCATCAAACAGATCGGTTGGGTAAGTGCGGAGGATTTTCCAAAATTTTCCAAAATCGTGCTGCGGATCACGTTGCCTTGCGCACTGATCACCAGCTTCAACACGTTCGACATCACCTACAATCTCTTGTTTCTGACCGTGCTGGGCGTGGCCGCAAATTTGGTCCAGCAAGTGACAGGCTATCTGGTCAACAAGAGGAAGGGCGGCATAGAGCAGGCGTTCGCCATCGTCAACATCGGCAGCTACAATGTCGGGGCCTTCGCGATGCCTTACATCGCGGGATTGCTGGGTCCGCAATCGATCATTTTTGCTTCCCTTTTCGACGTCGGAAATTCCTTCGGCGCGGCCGGAATCGGCTACGGGTGGTCGCGCTCGGTAGCGGATGATACCCAAAAAACCACATTCGGGAGCTTCCTTAAGCTGATGTTCCGTTCACCTTTATTCGATACCTATTTGGCCTTGTTAGTGATGCGCCTCTTAGGGCTGCAGCTGCCGGATGCGGTCATCACCTTCACTTCCACGGTAGGCGGTGCGAACACGTTCTTGGCGATGCTGATGATCGGCATAGGCCTGGAACTGGGATTGGATGCGCATCGATTCAAGCTGGCTTTCAAATATCTGGCCATCCGCTACGGCTTTGCGCTGATTTTTTCGATCTTGATTGTGCTTTTCTTGCCGGTGTCGATGGTTGTGAAGACGATTTTGTGCATGCTTTTCTTTTCGCCGATTGCGTCGATGGCAACAGGCTTCACCGATGAGGCCGGTGGGGACGTCGAAACATCGGCCTTCATGAATTCCGTCTCGATCCTGATCGGGATTTTCGCGATGCCGCTCGTTTTGGCGGTTATGGGATAAAATGCTAAAACAAGCTGAACCACCCGCGCGCGGGTGGTTTTTTGGCGAGCGGCAGTTAGTTGTTTCCTCCCGTGAACGCAGGCTCTGCCGGAGTTCGCCCGCATTATGAGTCCTGTCCTCCGGCGAAGCCGTGCTCGCCGGAGGAGAGTCCAGAAGTTACCGGTTTCCTCCGGCGGGAGGATTGCTCGCCGGAGGAGAGCATATCCGCAGGCGATTCCCCCGATCAGCCGCACAGTGCCCACCCCAGCGATCTCCGCAGTGCATATAGCATTAACCTATAATAGTTAATATCATTTAAGTGTTACCGTATAACCCGATTCCATGGCATACTGGAACACCCCTCCAAAAAATGT contains these protein-coding regions:
- a CDS encoding LacI family DNA-binding transcriptional regulator, with protein sequence MYTDTEQSPLCSTRKGWTLSMVTINDIAKMAGVAKSTVSRYLNGGAVSEKTKAKLDAIVAEHDYKPNKFAQSLKAKRTHMIGTIIPRLNSFATNEALRGLENSLRLSKNQLLITNADQSREREIEAISTLAKQRVDGIVFFAAQITPAHVKAFEEADVPVVIVGQSHPDFHCIIHDDEKAGHSVGAYAVANGHRNILVFGVDESDKAVGVTRRNGIEQAFEGHGIDYTFVKTSFAMKDAYEKALEILPQSKATFVIGATDNIAIGIMRAAHELQLEIPDQFSLAGFGGYEITEAVYPRITTVHYPFMESGEMAAKILMELILEKEVDRIQTLDNQLLIRESTQRKA